The following coding sequences are from one Gossypium hirsutum isolate 1008001.06 chromosome A12, Gossypium_hirsutum_v2.1, whole genome shotgun sequence window:
- the LOC107934021 gene encoding probable WRKY transcription factor 12 codes for MEGERGGVHNYELQVSFSTPQPINEMGFVQFEENQVLSLLALAHSSHHHQISQPLNTTTTTTNSTAMGFTTHNNNQVVNTEDPKAANDENNCPSKANDGNNSWWRSSASEKSKLKVRRKLREPRFCFQTRSDVDVLDDGYKWRKYGQKVVKNSLHPRSYYRCTHNNCRVKKRVERLSEDCRMVITTYEGRHNHTPSDDSNSSEHECFTSF; via the exons ATGGAAGGAGAACGGGGAGGAGTCCATAATTATGAGCTACAAGTTTCTTTCTCAACTCCACAACCTATCAACGAAATGGGGTTTGTACAGTTTGAAGAAAACCAGGTTTTGAGTTTATTGGCTCTTGCACACTCTTCTCATCATCATCAAATATCTCAGCCTCTTAATactaccaccaccaccaccaattCCACTGCCATGGGCTTCACCACGCATAACAACAACCAG GTAGTAAATACTGAAGATCCCAAAGCTGCAAACGATGAGAACAACTGTCCTAGTAAAGCTAATGATGGAAACAACTCATG GTGGAGGAGCTCAGCCTCGGAAAAGAGCAAATTGAAGGTAAGGAGAAAGCTTAGAGAACCAAGGTTTTGCTTCCAAACCAGAAGCGATGTTGATGTGCTAGACGATGGTTATAAGTGGAGAAAATATGGGCAGAAGGTTGTGAAAAATAGCCTTCATCCTAg AAGTTATTATCGTTGTACGCACAATAATTGTAGAGTGAAGAAGAGAGTGGAGCGACTGTCGGAGGATTGTCGAATGGTGATAACAACTTACGAAGGTAGACATAACCACACTCCCAGTGATGATTCTAATTCATCTGAGCATGAATGTTTTACATCTTTCTAA
- the LOC107934002 gene encoding nucleoside diphosphate kinase B, translating into MEQTFIMIKPDGVQRGLVGEIIGRFEKKGFYLKGLKLISVDRSFAEKHYADLSAKPFFNGLVEYIISGPVVAMIWEGKNVVTTGRKIIGATNPAESAPGTIRGDFAIDIGRNVIHGSDSVESARKEIALWFPECPVNWQSSLHPWIYE; encoded by the exons atggAGCAAACATTCATCATGATCAAGCCTGATGGGGTCCAAAGAGGCCTG GTTGGTGAAATCATTGGCAGATTTGAGAAGAAAGGCTTCTATTTGAAAG GGTTGAAGCTCATCAGTGTGGATCGATCTTTTGCCGAGAAGCACTATGCTGACCTGTCTGCAAAGCCCTTCTTTAATGGGCTCGTAGAGTACATTATCTCCGGTCCGGTCGTTGCTATGATTTGGGAAGGTAAGAATGTTGTTACCACAGGTCGCAAGATTATCGGAGCCACAAACCCAGCTGAATCCGCTCCGGGAACAATCCGTGGTGACTTTGCAATTGACATTGGGAG GAATGTGATCCATGGGAGTGATTCCGTCGAGAGTGCAAGGAAGGAAATCGCCCTTTGGTTCCCTGAATGCCCTGTTAACTGGCAGAGCAGCCTTCACCCTTGGATCTACGAGTAG
- the LOC107934011 gene encoding uncharacterized protein, with translation MQSPCLHLCKNSYLGFHFHRPYSQNLFFSSSSSLSLASKFPERFVISQSQNRPSDSHNKTTPKGKVTVEGKKENVWSIDNDMAKAEKENDKGNTKQRRRKKGKKVVKGRKNKIGRVLVSGSMLMEVETVLQTQEPVIKPAWNTFASSVSGIWKGVGAVFSPITAEMEPIEVGSRNEYLYDCYMLTRVEAVLPPTGKTSEIHRKINWVTLNPHGEVPEHVGVRVGNKEVSGVEKPTLPPKGNDGTMNHVLPRFGSFDLTTSDVMEEDVMGIEPGLVFFEDGSYSRGPLDIPVGEVDDSNYYLSPTFKFEQCLVKGCHKRLRIVHTIEFGNGGSDVLIMRVATYEEEWVSPAKIQLESVSDPEFDLKPFSQRKRTQPSELVGPWKVFEVSATPIYGDETVAAESNGTPYVYLCTETIKKRSLPESSVYFREEEVLDMQDVTVLWLPGGVTSYVDVSNDGTLTIGVGWYSDEGINLVMERDYGIDGKLKEVRWKSEVKRRWSHPVSL, from the exons ATGCAATCACCATGTCTCCACCTCTGCAAGAATTCTTATTTAGGTTTCCACTTTCACCGACCATATTCTCAAAACCTgttcttctcctcctcctcctccctGTCTCTTGCTTCGAAGTTTCCTGAAAGATTTGTAATATCCCAAAGCCAGAATCGACCCAGCGACAGTCATAACAAGACAACCCCGAAGGGGAAGGTGACAGTAGAGGGAAAGAAAGAGAATGTTTGGAGCATTGACAACGACATGGCCAAAGCTGAGAAAGAGAATGACAAAGGAAATACAAAACagaggaggaggaagaaaggTAAGAAAGTGGTTAAAGGCAGAAAGAACAAGATTGGTCGAGTTTTAGTCTCTGGTTCTATGTTAATGGAAGTTGAAACTGTTCTACAAACTCAG GAACCTGTAATAAAACCAGCATGGAACACATTTGCTAGTAGTGTGAGTGGGATATGGAAAGGGGTTGGAGCTGTATTTTCACCTATAACTGCTGAAATGGAGCCGATTGAAGTCGGGAGCAGGAATGAGTACCTATATGACTGCTACATGCTTACTCGTGTTGAGGCGGTTCTACCTCCTACTGGAAAGACATCTGAAATCCATAGGAAGATAAATTGGGTGACTTTGAATCCACACGGTGAAGTTCCAGAACATGTCGGTGTCAGAGTTGGAAACAAGGAAGTGTCCGGGGTTGAGAAACCAACTTTACCTCCGAAAGGCAATGACGGTACAATGAATCATGTTTTGCCTAGATTTGGGTCTTTTGACTTGACAACTAGTGATGTTATGGAAGAAGATGTCATGGGGATTGAACCCGGTCTCGTTTTCTTTGAG GATGGATCGTATTCCAGGGGGCCGCTCGATATTCCTGTTGGTGAAGTTGATGACTCTAATTATTACCTTTCTCCaacttttaaatttgaacaa TGTTTGGTCAAAGGTTGTCACAAAAGACTCCGTATCGTTCATACGATAGAGTTTGGTAATGGGGGTTCCGATGTACTGATAATGAGAGTTGCTACCTATGAAGAAGAGTGGGTGAGTCCCGcaaaaattcaacttgaaag TGTGAGTGATCCGGAGTTTGATTTGAAGCCATTTTCTCAACGGAAAAGAACCCAACCATCAGAGCTTGTAGGGCCATGGAAGGTGTTTGAAGTTAGTGCCACTCCTATATATGGTGATGAGACAGTAGCTGCGGAAAGCAATGGTACCCCGTACGTGTACCTTTGCACCGAAACCATAAAGAAGAGGAGCTTGCCGGAGAGTTCAGTGTACTTTAGAGAAGAAGAGGTGCTAGACATGCAGGATGTTACGGTTCTTTGGCTACCTGGCGGTGTTACAAGTTATGTGGATGTAAGTAACGATGGCACTCTTACTATCGGAGTCGGATGGTACTCAGATGAGGGAATCAACCTTGTTATGGAGCGAGATTACGGCATTGATGGGAAGTTGAAGGAAGTTAGATGGAAATCAGAGGTCAAGAGACGGTGGTCTCATCCAGTTTCTTTGTAA